From the Bacteroidia bacterium genome, one window contains:
- a CDS encoding S9 family peptidase produces the protein MTKLTKIGTMIVLLAALLLAVPLTAQKKAVTLRDVFGNPAFSPPRMVNLQWMQNGTQYTYIKSDRESGSRSIMRVDARSGDEQVLLNIADLPLPDKKFQAYRWEENERFMLITVEERPIWRRSTIGEYAVYDTQLKKLIPVPKHESGVMNVKVSPDGSWVGYVYNDNIWIMNLETGEERQLTNDAREAVYNGRFGWVYEEEFSIVDGWRWSPDSKRIAFWQEDERQVREFTMTNWMPLYQDLIRIRYPKPGEKNPIEKIGVIDIADGAIRWMDLGNETDIYVPRIAWTRDANTLCLYRMHRLQNELELLFADVRTGATRVVHREQSATGWINVDDAHYLNFLKKSDRFLWLSEKDGFNHLYLYDYNGKLLRQVTSGQWEITEVAGISADEKTVFYVSTEPSALERHLYRVNIDNGKRKRLTAQAGRHTVAVSPGGNLFIDTWSNTAQASTRALFDGDGKELRSLGAVDMAVFDSYAWSKKELFTVTTADGLTLDASMIKPPDFDPSKKYPVFFDVYGGPGTQAVYNSWPGTMQQWYANEGFIVVQVDNRGSGGRGTAFKHAVYKQLGKWEANDYIETAKYLSTLPYVDGKRIGIWGWSYGGYMAALTMMLGADHFAAGTAIAPVVDWTLYDTIYAERFMQRPDDNPEGYRVGSCLEHADKLKGKLLIIHGGLDDNVHVQNAMKLVDLLLEAGTQFDMRIYPNGDHGVAGGMKSRLGLFEYYMQHMKRHLSDS, from the coding sequence ATGACGAAGCTTACAAAAATTGGGACGATGATTGTCCTGTTGGCCGCGCTGCTCCTTGCCGTACCGCTCACAGCGCAAAAAAAGGCGGTGACCCTGCGTGACGTCTTCGGTAATCCCGCGTTCTCACCACCACGCATGGTCAATCTTCAGTGGATGCAAAACGGCACACAGTACACCTACATCAAATCGGACCGTGAAAGCGGATCGCGCTCCATCATGCGCGTTGATGCGCGAAGTGGTGATGAGCAGGTGCTGTTGAATATTGCTGACCTTCCCCTGCCCGACAAGAAATTTCAGGCCTACCGTTGGGAGGAAAACGAGCGCTTCATGCTGATTACCGTCGAGGAGCGTCCTATCTGGCGACGTTCGACGATTGGTGAGTACGCCGTATACGACACGCAGCTGAAAAAACTCATTCCCGTTCCGAAGCACGAATCCGGTGTGATGAATGTCAAAGTCTCACCGGATGGTTCATGGGTGGGGTATGTGTACAACGACAATATCTGGATCATGAATCTCGAAACAGGTGAGGAACGGCAGCTGACGAACGACGCACGCGAGGCGGTGTACAACGGCCGTTTCGGGTGGGTGTACGAGGAGGAGTTCAGCATCGTTGACGGCTGGCGCTGGTCGCCTGACAGCAAGCGCATCGCATTCTGGCAGGAAGATGAACGGCAGGTACGTGAGTTCACCATGACGAATTGGATGCCGTTGTATCAGGACCTCATCCGCATCCGTTACCCCAAGCCCGGTGAAAAAAATCCGATCGAGAAAATCGGTGTCATCGACATCGCGGACGGCGCAATCCGCTGGATGGACCTTGGGAACGAAACCGACATCTATGTCCCCCGTATCGCCTGGACGCGCGATGCGAACACACTGTGCCTCTACCGGATGCATCGACTGCAAAACGAGCTCGAATTGCTGTTCGCGGACGTCCGCACCGGCGCAACCCGCGTCGTGCACAGAGAACAATCCGCCACCGGCTGGATAAACGTGGATGACGCTCACTATCTGAATTTTCTGAAGAAAAGCGACCGCTTCCTCTGGTTATCGGAAAAGGACGGCTTCAACCATCTCTATCTGTACGACTACAACGGGAAACTGCTCCGGCAAGTCACATCCGGGCAATGGGAAATTACTGAAGTCGCAGGTATCAGTGCCGACGAGAAAACGGTGTTTTACGTCTCGACGGAGCCTTCGGCGCTCGAACGTCACCTCTATCGCGTGAACATCGACAACGGGAAACGAAAAAGATTGACGGCACAAGCAGGACGACATACCGTTGCGGTCAGTCCCGGTGGCAATTTGTTCATTGACACGTGGTCCAATACGGCCCAGGCAAGCACACGCGCACTGTTCGACGGCGACGGGAAAGAGCTACGATCCCTCGGCGCGGTGGACATGGCTGTGTTTGATAGCTATGCGTGGAGCAAGAAGGAGTTGTTCACTGTAACCACAGCTGATGGACTCACTCTCGACGCGAGCATGATCAAGCCGCCGGATTTCGATCCAAGCAAGAAGTATCCGGTCTTTTTCGATGTCTACGGCGGCCCCGGTACACAGGCGGTATACAACTCCTGGCCTGGTACCATGCAGCAATGGTATGCGAACGAGGGTTTCATCGTCGTGCAGGTGGACAACCGGGGCAGCGGTGGTCGCGGTACCGCTTTCAAGCACGCTGTGTACAAACAGCTCGGGAAGTGGGAAGCCAACGATTATATCGAAACCGCGAAATATCTTTCCACACTTCCGTACGTGGACGGCAAGCGCATCGGTATCTGGGGCTGGAGTTATGGCGGCTACATGGCGGCACTGACGATGATGCTTGGCGCCGACCATTTTGCCGCCGGAACAGCCATCGCCCCGGTCGTGGACTGGACATTGTATGACACCATTTATGCGGAGCGCTTCATGCAGCGGCCAGACGACAATCCCGAAGGCTACCGGGTCGGGTCCTGCCTCGAACATGCCGATAAGCTCAAGGGAAAGCTGCTCATTATTCACGGCGGATTGGACGACAATGTGCACGTGCAGAACGCAATGAAGCTTGTGGACCTGCTTCTGGAGGCCGGTACGCAATTCGATATGCGCATTTACCCGAATGGTGATCATGGCGTCGCAGGCGGAATGAAATCGCGCCTTGGCCTGTTCGAATACTACATGCAGCACATGAAGCGCCATCTCAGCGATTCCTGA